In a single window of the Victivallis lenta genome:
- a CDS encoding SDR family oxidoreductase, with amino-acid sequence MSIEGKKIIITGGATGYGYGDARALKAAGGEVWIVGRRLERLRKAAEELGVRFIQGDITRGEDWDRIMETVGEVDILVNNAGVAVKVEPLLSFSDEEIFRSINGNLTGAILGCRRVAEKMVARKSGLIINVTSVCSHYGWPGFACYTAAKAGLDMFSRALYTELRPHNVRVTVLTPSWGATEFGIAAKLPPTEKELAAKMMSPDQMGELVRYICDFPEHLEFPEIMVQPLVQEIIPF; translated from the coding sequence ATGAGCATCGAAGGGAAAAAAATCATCATCACCGGCGGAGCAACCGGCTACGGCTACGGGGATGCCAGGGCACTGAAAGCCGCCGGCGGTGAAGTCTGGATCGTCGGCCGCCGCCTTGAAAGGCTCCGGAAAGCTGCGGAGGAGCTGGGAGTCCGGTTCATTCAGGGCGATATCACCCGCGGGGAGGACTGGGACCGCATCATGGAAACGGTCGGGGAGGTCGACATCCTGGTCAACAACGCCGGAGTCGCCGTGAAAGTCGAACCGCTGCTTTCCTTCAGCGACGAGGAGATATTCCGTTCGATCAACGGCAATCTGACCGGCGCGATTCTGGGATGCCGCCGGGTGGCGGAGAAGATGGTCGCGCGCAAATCCGGGCTTATCATCAATGTGACCAGCGTCTGCTCCCATTACGGCTGGCCGGGCTTCGCCTGCTATACGGCGGCCAAGGCAGGGCTGGATATGTTCAGCCGGGCGCTCTATACCGAACTGCGTCCGCACAATGTCCGCGTGACGGTTCTCACGCCGTCGTGGGGCGCGACGGAATTCGGCATCGCCGCCAAGTTGCCGCCGACGGAAAAGGAGCTGGCGGCGAAGATGATGTCTCCCGATCAGATGGGAGAGCTGGTGCGCTATATCTGCGACTTCCCGGAACATCTCGAATTTCCGGAGATCATGGTTCAGCCGCTGGTTCAGGAGATTATTCCGTTCTGA
- a CDS encoding FAD-dependent oxidoreductase codes for MLSCQLAVIGAGSAGCGAALAASRLGIDTVLVENYPRIGGISTFAGVNCYEPVAGATGISRLLFEEMRRNDPAGVGIYRMARHCAVPAGDEPPFPGAEQRINPAGRYEDTLCSHVEEREPRKAFLLRSGVIFEPELFCRTVEGMLAGSGCCRIRTGVAPAALDCRDGVLRRMVLTDGTRLEAARWIDCSGAVAAQCGCRMLFGREASGRFGESGAPKFPEPVLNGVSQIFRIRPAAGDAVEPLPAACWWAAQFPAACFTEYPNGDFNCNMLPTMSGLEFYALGTDAAQAELKRRVYAYWHYLQTGFPEFRRFRLHHIFPRPGCRDGYRVLCRGMLTERDILGGLGRQKRDEIIALCDHPLDFHGRGGGGRSGSLYGIPYHSLVPAGMKNLLVAGRMAGFSALAASSCRLSRTMLQLGEAAGTAAYLSLERREDFPVLPPGVVRELLRAGGVEL; via the coding sequence ATGCTTTCTTGTCAACTTGCGGTGATCGGTGCCGGTTCGGCCGGCTGCGGGGCCGCTCTCGCGGCTTCGCGGCTGGGAATCGATACGGTGCTGGTGGAAAATTATCCGCGCATCGGCGGAATTTCAACGTTCGCAGGTGTGAACTGCTATGAACCTGTGGCGGGGGCGACCGGGATTTCCCGGCTGCTTTTTGAGGAGATGCGGCGGAACGATCCCGCCGGTGTCGGTATTTACCGGATGGCGCGGCATTGTGCGGTTCCGGCCGGGGACGAACCGCCGTTCCCCGGTGCGGAGCAGCGGATCAACCCGGCGGGACGCTATGAGGATACGCTCTGTTCGCATGTGGAGGAACGGGAGCCGCGGAAAGCGTTTCTGCTCCGGAGCGGAGTCATCTTTGAGCCGGAGCTTTTCTGCCGTACCGTGGAAGGAATGCTGGCCGGATCCGGCTGCTGCCGCATCCGCACAGGCGTCGCACCGGCGGCGCTCGATTGCAGGGACGGCGTGCTGCGGCGGATGGTATTGACGGATGGGACGCGGCTTGAAGCGGCGCGCTGGATCGATTGTTCCGGGGCGGTCGCGGCGCAGTGCGGCTGCCGGATGCTTTTCGGGCGGGAGGCTTCAGGCCGGTTCGGCGAATCCGGAGCGCCGAAGTTTCCGGAACCGGTGCTGAACGGCGTATCGCAGATTTTCCGCATCCGGCCGGCGGCCGGCGACGCGGTGGAGCCGCTTCCCGCCGCGTGCTGGTGGGCGGCACAGTTCCCGGCTGCCTGCTTCACGGAGTATCCGAATGGGGATTTCAACTGCAATATGCTGCCGACCATGAGCGGATTGGAATTTTATGCGCTCGGAACCGATGCGGCGCAGGCGGAATTGAAACGGCGGGTTTATGCGTACTGGCACTATTTGCAGACGGGATTTCCGGAGTTCCGGCGTTTCCGGCTGCACCATATTTTTCCGCGTCCGGGCTGCCGCGACGGCTATCGCGTGCTGTGCCGCGGCATGCTGACCGAACGCGATATCCTGGGCGGCCTCGGCCGCCAGAAGCGCGACGAAATCATTGCTTTGTGCGACCATCCGCTGGATTTTCATGGTCGCGGCGGGGGAGGGCGAAGCGGTTCCCTGTACGGCATTCCCTATCATTCGCTGGTTCCGGCGGGGATGAAAAACCTGCTGGTGGCGGGACGGATGGCGGGATTCAGCGCGCTGGCGGCTTCGAGCTGCCGCCTGTCGCGGACCATGCTGCAGCTCGGAGAGGCGGCGGGAACGGCGGCGTACCTGAGTCTGGAACGGCGGGAGGATTTTCCGGTATTGCCGCCCGGAGTTGTCCGTGAGCTTCTTCGGGCCGGCGGCGTCGAATTGTAA
- a CDS encoding helix-turn-helix transcriptional regulator, whose amino-acid sequence MKAIQHLQLRSNCLYLGSGEDHAEKLSGGFYDHTFIPEYAGGYSRHKYFAITYIIKGYGIFKDHLSRSFDYREGDLVLRHADTPFYMSKHFRADGWLEFSAALPQSLSDALLAAGILSKDLTFLSPGISPALLGAAEAYTDSLFCINKSTGAARAYAAILNFFDELAGSTTPGVASGNRKEMQRLERIKQLLDDVSDTTPLPQLARSIGMGYENFRKSFRRWTGLSPQDYRIQRRLNQADALLLHTRLSIKEIAERLGYSDITAFSRQYRKFRRVPPSSKRDLLPPAAGSALPPGTPLQDTDAGYGFEPAARPKAPGQE is encoded by the coding sequence ATGAAAGCCATACAGCATCTGCAGTTGAGGAGCAACTGCCTTTATCTCGGCAGCGGGGAGGATCACGCGGAAAAACTTTCCGGCGGCTTTTACGACCACACCTTCATTCCGGAATACGCGGGGGGATACTCCCGGCACAAATATTTCGCTATCACCTACATTATAAAAGGATACGGAATCTTCAAGGACCACCTGTCCCGGAGTTTCGACTACCGGGAGGGAGACCTGGTCCTCCGGCATGCCGACACCCCGTTTTACATGTCCAAGCACTTTCGGGCGGACGGCTGGCTGGAATTTTCCGCAGCTCTGCCGCAAAGCCTTTCCGACGCTCTGCTGGCGGCAGGCATTCTGAGCAAAGATTTGACTTTTTTATCGCCCGGCATTTCCCCGGCTCTTCTGGGCGCGGCGGAAGCTTATACGGACTCTCTGTTCTGCATAAACAAAAGCACGGGAGCCGCACGGGCTTATGCGGCGATTCTGAATTTCTTCGACGAATTGGCCGGCTCGACAACGCCGGGCGTTGCCTCCGGGAACCGGAAGGAGATGCAGCGGCTGGAACGGATCAAACAACTGCTCGACGACGTCTCCGACACCACTCCGCTGCCGCAACTGGCCCGGTCGATCGGCATGGGCTACGAAAACTTCCGGAAATCCTTCCGTCGCTGGACCGGGCTCTCTCCGCAGGATTACCGCATTCAGCGGCGACTCAACCAGGCCGATGCGCTGCTGCTGCACACCAGGCTCTCAATCAAGGAGATCGCCGAACGGCTCGGCTACTCCGACATCACCGCATTCTCCCGGCAATACCGGAAATTCCGCCGCGTTCCCCCCTCTTCCAAACGGGACCTCCTGCCTCCGGCGGCCGGGAGTGCGCTTCCCCCCGGTACGCCTCTTCAGGACACCGATGCCGGGTACGGCTTCGAGCCTGCCGCGCGGCCCAAAGCTCCCGGCCAGGAGTGA
- the hrpB gene encoding ATP-dependent helicase HrpB — translation MNDSDYTDLPVRSVLPELVAALDSHSGAVLAAAPGAGKTTLVPPALLDAVDGGILLLEPRRVAVRAAARRIASLLGESIGGRVGYVVRGESRTSPSNRLTVMTPGVLLRKLQADPELGGVSLVIFDEFHERSLENDLDLAFVLDVQENLRPELKILIMSATLETGRIAALLGGVPVVEAPGRQFPVEIRYDEGGLDRFRPASGTARAVVKLYRESDGDLLVFLPGMREIDECAALLAGMLPEQALLLKLHGSLGAAEQDRALVPAPPGMRKVVLATNVAESSITIDGITGVVDSGLERRMRFDPAAGIPFLEVGPVSKASAAQRSGRAGRTRPGVAVRLWNAFEERSRPERTQPEILEADLAGFALETAAWGTPAEALRWLDAPPSARLAAARTLLTELGAFDGGGRLTARGRELVRLPVHPRLGAMLLTARERGLLPLGCGIAALLEERDTFRGARGADLRERLAGMCSNPGAFRNQLVIRRQLLELMGAKDAVCDAEAAGLLVASAFPDWVGKARSRHGRSYLLCGGSGGVLAEGDDLAGYEFLAVARLEGGAGREPAIRLAAPVEEAALVSLFKERLREVDAVEFDPERERVYARRELRLGAVVLRSTMQENPPEQALAEAVLNAAAGRNRPLPPEGAKAARQLFERVAFARRQEPEEYPDWGSGFAAQAAPFLAGIRSFADLDRFDWLELLRNLLGFERLRALDANYPEAFTTPAGARHRIDYDNEIPTLSAKVQEFYGVGSHPAVGRKRIPLRIELLSPAQRPVQVTTDLPGFWRGNWPLVQKEMKSRYPKHFWPDDPASADPMLRTVKPKKV, via the coding sequence ATGAATGATTCTGATTACACCGATCTGCCGGTGCGTTCCGTCCTGCCGGAGCTCGTTGCCGCGCTCGATTCGCACTCCGGAGCCGTGCTTGCGGCCGCGCCGGGTGCGGGCAAGACCACGCTGGTCCCGCCCGCGCTGCTCGATGCGGTCGACGGCGGAATCCTCCTGCTTGAGCCGCGCCGGGTTGCCGTGCGCGCCGCCGCCCGCCGCATCGCGTCGCTGCTGGGCGAGAGCATCGGCGGCAGGGTCGGTTATGTCGTCCGCGGCGAAAGCCGGACTTCGCCGTCGAACCGGCTCACGGTCATGACTCCGGGCGTCCTGCTGCGGAAGCTTCAGGCGGACCCGGAGCTCGGCGGCGTTTCGCTCGTCATCTTCGACGAGTTCCACGAGCGCAGCCTTGAGAACGATCTCGACCTCGCCTTCGTGCTCGACGTGCAGGAGAATCTGCGGCCGGAGCTGAAGATCCTGATCATGTCCGCCACGCTTGAAACCGGCCGGATCGCCGCGCTTCTGGGCGGCGTCCCGGTTGTCGAGGCGCCGGGGAGACAGTTTCCGGTTGAAATCCGTTACGATGAGGGAGGGCTTGACCGCTTCCGGCCGGCCTCCGGAACGGCGCGCGCCGTGGTGAAGCTCTATCGGGAGAGTGACGGCGATCTGCTCGTTTTTCTGCCCGGAATGCGGGAGATCGACGAATGCGCCGCACTGCTGGCCGGAATGCTGCCGGAGCAGGCGCTGCTCCTGAAACTGCACGGCTCGCTCGGCGCGGCGGAACAGGACCGGGCGCTCGTTCCGGCTCCGCCCGGCATGCGGAAGGTCGTTCTCGCGACGAACGTCGCCGAAAGCAGCATCACGATCGACGGAATCACCGGCGTGGTCGATTCCGGGCTCGAACGGCGCATGCGCTTCGATCCCGCCGCCGGAATCCCGTTTCTTGAGGTCGGGCCGGTATCGAAGGCGTCGGCGGCGCAGCGGAGCGGACGCGCCGGGCGGACGCGCCCCGGCGTCGCCGTCCGGCTCTGGAACGCATTCGAAGAACGGAGCCGCCCGGAGCGGACGCAGCCCGAAATCCTCGAAGCCGATCTGGCCGGTTTTGCTTTGGAGACCGCAGCGTGGGGGACTCCCGCCGAAGCGTTGCGCTGGCTCGATGCTCCGCCTTCCGCCCGGCTGGCTGCGGCGCGGACGCTCCTGACGGAACTCGGCGCCTTCGACGGCGGCGGCCGGCTGACGGCGCGCGGCCGGGAACTCGTCCGGCTGCCGGTCCATCCCCGCCTCGGTGCGATGCTGCTGACGGCGCGGGAGCGCGGGCTTCTGCCGCTCGGCTGCGGGATCGCCGCTTTGCTTGAGGAGCGCGACACGTTCCGCGGGGCGCGGGGAGCGGATTTGCGCGAGCGGCTGGCCGGGATGTGTTCGAATCCCGGCGCATTCCGGAATCAGCTCGTCATCAGGCGGCAGCTGCTGGAACTCATGGGTGCGAAGGACGCGGTTTGCGATGCCGAGGCAGCCGGACTTCTGGTCGCTTCGGCGTTTCCGGACTGGGTCGGCAAGGCGCGGAGCCGCCACGGACGAAGCTATCTGCTCTGCGGCGGCTCCGGCGGCGTGCTGGCGGAGGGGGACGATCTGGCCGGGTACGAATTTCTGGCAGTGGCGCGGCTTGAGGGGGGAGCCGGGCGCGAGCCGGCGATCCGGCTCGCGGCTCCGGTGGAGGAGGCGGCATTGGTCTCACTTTTCAAAGAGCGGCTCCGCGAGGTCGATGCAGTTGAATTCGACCCGGAGCGCGAACGGGTGTACGCCCGGCGCGAACTCCGGCTCGGCGCGGTCGTCCTTCGTTCGACGATGCAGGAGAACCCGCCGGAGCAGGCGCTCGCCGAGGCCGTGCTGAACGCCGCCGCCGGCCGGAACCGGCCGCTGCCTCCGGAAGGGGCGAAAGCGGCGCGGCAGCTCTTCGAGCGCGTGGCGTTCGCCCGGCGGCAGGAGCCGGAGGAGTATCCGGACTGGGGCAGCGGCTTCGCCGCGCAGGCGGCTCCGTTTCTTGCCGGAATCCGTTCCTTTGCGGACCTCGACCGCTTCGACTGGCTGGAGCTGCTGCGGAATCTGCTCGGATTTGAACGGCTTCGCGCGCTCGATGCGAATTACCCGGAGGCGTTTACGACTCCGGCCGGGGCGCGCCATCGGATCGACTACGACAATGAGATCCCGACCCTTTCCGCGAAGGTGCAGGAGTTTTACGGGGTCGGATCGCACCCGGCGGTCGGCCGGAAACGGATTCCGCTGCGGATCGAGCTGCTTTCTCCGGCGCAGCGGCCGGTGCAGGTCACGACGGATCTGCCGGGCTTCTGGCGCGGAAACTGGCCGCTGGTGCAGAAGGAGATGAAGAGCCGCTACCCGAAACACTTCTGGCCGGACGACCCGGCCTCCGCCGACCCGATGCTCCGTACCGTCAAGCCGAAAAAAGTGTGA
- a CDS encoding substrate-binding domain-containing protein, translating into MNSSRKTVLYAKNFYLQQELRGIMDFARGHGWQLEIPQMYGLPGHVRNWRGAGLLTDTGYYTEKLHSEGVKIVGLSLDPKLVRNSDAIVGPDNRRIGEAVAEYYLARGYRNFAACEDVYGRDDAFAARVEREGFRAERIALPRYFRSPQALKRMAERLAQLPAPCALFCNNDWESVSALNAADLAGIPVPDGIAVVGVGNEELICTTSSPPLSSIETRLYLRGLRAAEELDRVMEGAPPRDEPILVEPGQVVERASSDFFAVGDRQLRKMLEYLRKHAASPVQVAGLARRFRMSESKIYRLFRSGIGLSPKEFLTDVRLNLARTRLVDSDDTIVTVAAECGFPSPGALFELFRARCGQTPADWREANRWK; encoded by the coding sequence ATGAACAGCAGCCGTAAAACCGTTTTATATGCGAAGAATTTTTATTTGCAGCAGGAACTGCGCGGGATCATGGATTTTGCGCGCGGCCACGGCTGGCAGCTGGAGATTCCGCAGATGTACGGCCTGCCCGGACACGTCCGGAACTGGCGCGGCGCGGGGCTGCTGACCGACACCGGGTACTATACGGAAAAGCTTCATTCCGAGGGAGTGAAGATTGTCGGACTGTCGCTCGATCCGAAGCTCGTCAGGAACTCCGATGCGATCGTCGGGCCGGACAACCGCCGTATCGGGGAGGCCGTCGCCGAGTATTACCTCGCGCGCGGTTATCGGAATTTCGCGGCCTGCGAAGATGTTTACGGCCGGGACGATGCGTTTGCGGCGCGGGTCGAACGCGAGGGGTTCCGCGCCGAGCGCATTGCGCTGCCGCGCTATTTCCGTTCTCCGCAGGCGCTGAAGCGGATGGCCGAACGGCTTGCGCAGCTTCCGGCGCCGTGTGCGCTGTTCTGCAACAATGACTGGGAGTCCGTTTCGGCGCTGAACGCGGCGGACCTCGCCGGAATTCCGGTGCCGGACGGAATCGCCGTCGTCGGCGTCGGCAACGAGGAGCTGATCTGCACGACGTCATCGCCGCCGCTGTCGAGCATCGAAACCCGGCTGTACCTGCGCGGCCTGCGCGCGGCGGAGGAGCTCGACCGGGTGATGGAGGGGGCGCCGCCGCGCGACGAGCCGATCCTCGTGGAGCCGGGACAGGTGGTGGAGCGGGCCAGCAGCGACTTCTTCGCGGTCGGGGACCGGCAGCTGCGGAAGATGCTCGAGTATCTGCGGAAGCACGCCGCTTCGCCGGTGCAGGTGGCCGGGCTCGCGCGCCGCTTCCGCATGAGCGAGTCGAAGATCTACCGGCTGTTCCGGAGCGGGATCGGCCTGTCGCCGAAGGAGTTCCTGACCGATGTCCGGCTGAACCTCGCCCGGACCCGGCTGGTCGATTCGGACGACACGATCGTCACGGTGGCTGCCGAGTGCGGCTTCCCGTCGCCCGGCGCGCTCTTTGAGCTTTTCCGGGCCCGCTGCGGCCAGACCCCCGCCGACTGGCGCGAAGCGAACCGGTGGAAATAA
- a CDS encoding cellulase family glycosylhydrolase, which produces MATQWTKERIREWYHEMPWLRGCNYLPADCCNRIAFWQELDWEQHLATADRELELAAATGFNSVRVLLEFIVWDEQHDGFLLRFEQFLAVAAKHGISVMVCFANDCTVPKDENYRPQQLGPQPCDWGYHGGRRNSPHSTTDQIGYYPALDEPENAGRFYAMVEEIVTKYAADPRIVIWDLYNEAGAANRGDVSVPHVKRIFDVARSVDPVQPLTSCVWRGLGHFSAAEKTALELSDLVSYHNYSSYADNVVMIDFLRRYGRPIINTEWLHRQQRNTVQEMFPLFFLEKIGCWNWGFVAGLSQTYEPWEYMYQRYSAGERDIDFTKWQHDLFRPSLRPYDPREIELIERFCLLADTRHGQKKQQP; this is translated from the coding sequence ATGGCGACGCAATGGACGAAGGAACGAATCCGGGAATGGTATCATGAAATGCCGTGGCTGCGCGGCTGCAACTACCTCCCGGCAGACTGCTGCAACCGGATCGCGTTCTGGCAGGAGCTCGACTGGGAACAGCATCTGGCGACGGCGGACCGCGAGCTGGAGCTTGCGGCGGCGACCGGCTTCAATTCGGTCCGGGTGCTGCTGGAGTTCATCGTCTGGGACGAGCAGCACGACGGCTTTCTGCTGCGGTTCGAGCAGTTCCTCGCCGTCGCCGCGAAACATGGGATCTCGGTCATGGTCTGCTTCGCAAACGACTGCACCGTGCCGAAGGATGAAAATTACCGGCCGCAGCAGCTCGGCCCGCAGCCCTGTGACTGGGGGTATCACGGGGGAAGGAGGAATTCCCCGCACAGCACGACCGACCAGATCGGCTACTACCCGGCGCTGGACGAACCGGAGAACGCCGGGCGCTTCTATGCCATGGTAGAGGAAATCGTCACGAAATACGCCGCTGATCCGCGCATCGTGATCTGGGACCTTTACAACGAAGCCGGCGCCGCGAACCGCGGCGACGTATCGGTTCCGCATGTGAAACGAATCTTCGACGTCGCCCGTTCCGTCGATCCCGTCCAGCCGCTCACATCGTGCGTCTGGCGCGGCCTCGGCCACTTCTCCGCCGCGGAAAAAACCGCGCTCGAGCTCTCGGACCTCGTCTCCTATCACAACTACAGCAGCTACGCCGACAATGTCGTCATGATCGATTTCCTCCGCCGGTACGGGCGGCCGATCATCAACACCGAATGGCTGCACCGGCAGCAGCGCAACACCGTCCAGGAGATGTTCCCGCTCTTCTTCCTCGAAAAAATCGGCTGCTGGAACTGGGGATTCGTCGCCGGGCTGTCGCAGACCTATGAACCGTGGGAATACATGTACCAGCGTTACAGCGCCGGAGAGCGCGACATCGACTTCACCAAGTGGCAGCACGACCTGTTCCGCCCGAGCCTGCGGCCGTACGACCCGCGCGAAATCGAACTCATCGAACGTTTCTGCCTCCTGGCCGACACCCGGCACGGGCAGAAGAAGCAGCAGCCGTGA
- a CDS encoding prepilin-type N-terminal cleavage/methylation domain-containing protein: protein MKRYFTLIELLIVIAIIAILASMLLPALQQARERARTITCASNQKQVLTTLAMYTDDNRGQILPWSGSINGGSSGKWASMLYAYQSGTKAADWGYFGSDNRPYNPFRCPSTTERLSPAGGGGGIHYGANAHVGKTSDGKQSGGYFPNASYSNTRYRSIGMIRNPSRLAAIADLNRPGNWSSPAVFAGRGELCGLIGEDFDFSMDILKGAVWRHSGGANIGMGDGHVEFRHARSIPKLGGDDPFWFYTK from the coding sequence ATGAAACGGTATTTCACCCTGATCGAACTTCTCATCGTCATCGCGATCATCGCCATTCTGGCCTCCATGCTGCTGCCGGCGCTCCAGCAGGCCCGGGAGCGCGCCCGCACGATCACCTGCGCGAGCAACCAGAAGCAGGTCCTGACCACACTCGCCATGTACACCGACGACAACCGGGGGCAGATTCTGCCGTGGAGCGGCAGCATCAACGGCGGCAGTTCCGGCAAATGGGCTTCGATGCTCTACGCCTACCAGTCCGGAACCAAAGCGGCGGACTGGGGATACTTCGGCTCCGACAACCGGCCGTACAATCCGTTCCGCTGCCCCTCGACCACCGAACGGCTCTCACCGGCGGGCGGCGGCGGCGGCATCCATTACGGAGCCAATGCGCATGTCGGCAAAACCTCCGACGGCAAGCAGAGCGGGGGCTACTTTCCGAATGCGTCCTACTCCAACACCCGGTACCGCTCGATCGGCATGATCCGCAATCCGTCCCGGCTCGCCGCGATCGCGGACCTGAACCGTCCCGGCAACTGGTCGTCGCCCGCCGTTTTCGCCGGGCGCGGCGAACTCTGCGGGCTGATCGGAGAAGACTTCGACTTCTCCATGGATATCCTGAAAGGCGCGGTATGGCGGCACTCCGGCGGCGCCAACATCGGAATGGGCGACGGCCATGTGGAGTTCCGTCACGCCCGCTCGATTCCAAAACTGGGCGGAGACGATCCGTTCTGGTTCTACACGAAATAA